The nucleotide window CAGACAAACGCAAACGACACCATTGGCGGGCATGATCAGCATCCGATTGCGCATTATCGAAATTCAGAGCGctctctcaacaacccagGCGGGAATTATCGAAGGCTGGGTCAGCGTTAATGCATTGGAGGTTATTTTCAAAGTCCTGTCCGCGACCGCAAGAGGCATACGGGCCATCCAAGTGGGCATTATAGAAACTTGGACCGGCGTTTTGAAGACCCAAGCGGGCATTATCGAAGCTTGGGCGGGCGTTTAGAGTGTATTTGGGAGGTCTTTAGTCATTGGAAGAAGGAGTATGGGCCGTTCAAGTGGGCATCATCGGAAGTTTGATGGGCGTGGGAGACCTGGGCCAGCCTCATCAAGCTCGGACATGCATCTGCACATGACTTCGTCACCTCTCTGCATTGCCAGGACATTATCTATCTTTGAGCTAGGGATGCGCTGGAACATTTTAAAGGTCTGTCACACAGGTTGCTAGGGGCATATCGGGTTATAAAGGTGTTATGGAGGTAGCTTTATGGGTAGATGGATACCAGCCAGCTGTtttgtgttgtttgttgggcgtatatatatattatgGGATGCATTTATTTAGATGATCTTTGGAGATACCGCAGAAAATCCGTTTCCCCCACAGAACGGTTGAAGACTCCCAGCAATATATCGCTTTGCCCGAAGTGAGACTATTCCCAATGACGTGATACCAGTTCCCCCGCATTTGTCCCTTTTGCTCCGCGCTATGCCCGCCAAGCCGTAACGTTGTGAGACACGGCTCTTTATCTGATGCGCCCTTTGCTGACCTCGAGCAGAATGCTTACCTAACGCAAACGGTGTTTATCTTCCTGTTTGAGCCGCTTGCGTAATTCATCGCCGTTTCCTGGGCTCGATATAATAAGGCCTGCTAGAAATCGGCCCATACACCGTTTAGCATCACaaaaccctcaccaacaacatcagcagTCATGGCCTTCCCAGACAAATCCCAAGAGCAAGGAAAAGGCTTCACGCTCTCGTGCGAATGCGGCTACATAACCATGACGACCCCCTCCCGCACCCCCTCCGGCATGGCACATTGCCACTGCCGAACATGTCAAAAACAATCAGGCTCGGCGTTTGGAACCTCTGTTTATTACCCCACCGACCAAGTCTTTCCCTTACCCGTGGCCTTGGAGGCGAAGTTGTCAGTGTTTGAGCACGGGACTGACAGCGGGAACACAATGAGATGTTATTTCTGTCCCAAGTGCGGCGTGA belongs to Podospora bellae-mahoneyi strain CBS 112042 chromosome 6, whole genome shotgun sequence and includes:
- a CDS encoding hypothetical protein (EggNog:ENOG503PUQJ; COG:S), producing the protein MAFPDKSQEQGKGFTLSCECGYITMTTPSRTPSGMAHCHCRTCQKQSGSAFGTSVYYPTDQVFPLPVALEAKLSVFEHGTDSGNTMRCYFCPKCGVRIMHQGILPDGSWREMMSFKAGTFDDWPEEGGLNWEGMGARHIWTRSARMNLCGNWEAWEKYPDDMVDKKKGEGEGEEKKV